Below is a window of Gossypium hirsutum isolate 1008001.06 chromosome A12, Gossypium_hirsutum_v2.1, whole genome shotgun sequence DNA.
ATAAAAgagataaattttcaatttccataaaataaagtGATGTACGAGATTTTAGATTAGTTAATTCGAAATTTGCCCACGCCCCATGATTTGAAGCGTTGATATGGCATTAGAGATGCTCCAAAATCTTGAAACAATGAAGGAACTATCATGTCATGTCCTGTACCTTTAAAGCTTATTAATGGTTTCTGGCCAATAACACTGGTGAAGCAAGCCGGTCCACACCATGAcccactttttttcttttaatacctAAATCCAATCGAACATCAAGGGGGAACTTTAGTTGTCCGTATAAGAACTTCCACTAGCtttggacaaaattaggacaatTCAGTGCTTATAATGATCTATTATTGAAGCGGTTGTAATCAGTTTCCAAAGATTAACAATAACTAATTTAGCTCATGCTTATGTGCACTGGATAACTGGACATTTGGGGTTTGATTGACTTGCTTTAACATCTTCTCAAATCCTACCTGGTATTTGATCTAATAGGTGAACACTTTTATCCATCATTTCGGAAATCGGCATTAGTTAACAGGGCTGTGGGTTCATCTGAACGCTGATAGTCCATAGCTCCATCGAAGTGATGGGAGAGTAGTCGAAGAGATCAAACAAATGGTTAAAATACACGTATTTGATGTCTATTTTAATATGGGTATTGGAATTTAACAGTCCTCCGACCAACCACATGGAAAAACATTAAAAAGCTTAACATATGTTTTGGATACATACTTATGCCCACACTCGCATTGTGTTCATGTAACATAGCTCAAGTTACTAGTATGGCATAACTACCATGTTCTAATTTTGCTTTAGGTTATACTGCCTGTATTGATTCTGACAAAAGTaagaacttgaaatttttacccATATAACAACGAGACTTTAATACCGATAAGTAAAACAAACTTCATGAATAAGGGGAAGAGATAACCTGGGAGGCTTAGCCATGAGATTATGATGTCTAAGAGGTGAGAGCACCTCACACCCTAGGCCATAGAACCTGTTCATGCGGCAACCATGGATTCAAAATAGCCATGGTACCCCTGTTTCATATGTCAATGTTCAGGATCATCAATAGAGAATCATGTTGTGTTCAATGTTAGCAACAAATTCACCCATAATTCGACATATTTATTACAACACAGAATATCCTCTACTGAAAGTACATTGTAGAAACCGGGTAGCAAACGTCAGCTATGATTATGGATTCTTGCTAGATGTTCATAAGTAAGCAACTTAAAATGTGTAACTGTGTATACTAATGgtcagggacgaaaatttctgATGTTGTTTGCAGCAGCACCATTAATTTCTTGCCTTTCAGTTACTAACACATTTATAATTGCACCAATTTTGGGCAAGAATCTGCAATTAATGAGTCATTGACATAGCAAACATCAGTTATTTTTATGGAATTCATATGTAAGCAATATATAGTAATTGTGTATACTTAGGTCAGGGAAGAAAATTTCTGATGTTGTTTGCAGTTGCACCATTAATTTCTTGCCCTTAGTTACTAACAAGTTCATAATTGCACCAAATTCGGACAGGAATCTCTAATTAATGAGTCATTGACAGAGCTTTCACTAACTTTGCATTTATAACCATAGGTGTTGCATCATGTATAATAGAAAAAGAACCACTAATGCACTTAAAGGGTGAAAATCGCCAAGAGTAGAAGAAACAGAGTTGTTAGTATACAAATATAAGCATATAACAGCAATAAATTAAGCCTCTTCCTTTATATGTAGGATTCAAAATGCTATATATACCAAAAAATATTGAAGTATGTGCCTCTTCAAGAAATTTTCTATCAAAAGGTATCCTTGAGCACAATGATAATAAGGCAAAGGAAAAGAGGGTAAACAGACCAAATTCAATCAGGTTGTATACTCTGATTACGTTAAATTTTGAGCTATATGACAATCAACTCAAAATAAAAGGCTTCTAACACCAGGACTAAGAAATTAGAAGAGACACAAGATGCAATTCAAAAGAGTTTTAAAAACTTTGATATTATCAAAGATCCACCAAAGGATACTACTTCAACGATATACAGAACATTGCAGTTAGTATCCTTGGAGTACGGTCTACAAGTCTCCGGAATTTGGGTTTTTGAGACAAGAATCGACTTGATGAAACAGTAATAGTGGGTCCTGATGAGACCATAAAGTCTTTTCTACTTCAATGCATACTTTTCAAGGCTTTATCCAGATCTTCCTCCTAGAGTTTGTTTAATGTTTATTATCCTCAAAACAACAGGAAGATGAGCCATGACATTAACTTTAGCGGAAAAGATTTGCCTTGTTATCTTAAACACTCGGACCGGAGAAGCAAAAGTTGAGATTAGTATCCATCTCGATAATTCATTCTGCAAGTACTAGTTATATTCAAGGTGCTACAAGCAACAAATTTTACATCCTAAACCACTTGACCATGATTCAGAAAACCCTGAAAATTTCAGGATAGGGTGTTCCCAAATAAAGGTCAACAAGAATTTTGAGGAATTTACTTAGCTAAGATGAATGAAAGCAATTAAAATAAGCAATTGTTCCTTTGTCTTtgtcctagctttcaaagaaaaGGGAGTTTCATGCATAGATCTAATTGATGAAGCAATATTAAAAAAGGATGAAGATAGAATATCAAAGTTTTTTCAACAAGCACATGTATCAAATTTGCAATTAAAAGTGTGATTTTCTGCTGTATAATACTACTATTAATAGAAAAAGAATCCTGATCAgtaatacctttttcaatcaCCACTTACTTTACCCTTTCCTTTCCAATAATAGTAAGCTTTAAAGTTCTTTTTCCTAATATAACAAAtcaaaattctggaaaaattcctcaaaacatagtcaaatatttcatcaaataaaattaatctaaaattcgACATTACATTCAAATTTAGAGGATCGATCTCTCCTTAACTCACAATCAGGCTTGATAATAAAAGCTAttgtctcttcttcttctttttttcctttttcttctccaaaattatagattaaaattgCCAATCCCTTTGGGACCAGAAAGAAAAAAGGACAGCGACATGAAGAAACGATGGGGAAATTAGTGAAAAGACAGACTACGAGTTTGTGCGTGAATCTAATATGAAACAAATCCACATTTTTTGTGTGTGGATTACAGTTTTATTAGATTCACGCACAAAACCCGAAATATGGctcttcttttttcaatttttttaaaattgtttcaataaTTCCTTTATTCATCCAAATATGAGATGAACAGGGAGAGACTGAAAGAGGTTTCAATTTTGATTGTACAGTGGAAATTTGAAATGGATTTGGGAAAGATTTGGAATTGATGAACCCTAATGTAAGTGGCTCAGGTGTAACGGCAATACATGACAACCAGATGGATCATCGAATCTTTTAATTTACAAACATGTGCGTTTTGCCTTTATTGGAGACAGGCGGTGCAATGAACTAGGAACAACTGTACTTGGGACGGGTGGTGCAAATTACTAGGCAAATAGATTtggtataaatttttttatatatataataaaattaatggtcaaatttaattaaaaaataaataataattaaattaacttaaaatataaatatgaggTAAAAAAATAATTCATAGGATTTTAGTTAGTTGAGAAAATAtagcatttttttattatattttgttgattatattttcatggcataattttttatttggtcctttaactttaccaaaatagttattttagccttttatttatttttttgtctctttCAGCCCTTCAATTTGCATTACTTGTCAAATCaccttaaaatagataaaaaagttAACCTctgttaactttgttgacgtgGTATCTGCATGGTAGTCCACGTATAGTCatgtcaataattaattaatttttaaaaatttaaaaatatcaaaaaaaaatttataatttttatgcttttttaaataatttttaaaaatagtttttatacttttttgaaattttaaaattttaaaattaattaatttttaatgtagcATTCACGTACATGCcacgtcaacaaagttaacaaatattaaattttcatcatttttagtCGATTTGATAAACGACGCAAGTTTAAGAACtgaaaaaatgacaaaaaaaatcgagaactaaaatagatttttttttcaaaattggagaattaaattaataactatacctattttcataattaactttCCATGGTTTTTCTTTATTGTTAAATTTCATACTTTAGCCGAGCAAAAGAAcacctttttcattttatttgtaaTTCATGGCAATTTAGTAACGCTACTTGTTTACTTATTATAagatttttctaaataaataaaaaaaatttatcatctctttgttaaaaatattaaattaacaaaaattataaatattaaggactaaatctatcattatatgtttgaaatttagCCCCTTAGCTTTGTGAGAGTCTGATTTGACAACCCATTCTTAGTAACCTTATTATTTTGGGGCTACCTAATCTCACCGAGCTAGGCCCATAGGCCTGTTATAGATATAGATAAGTCCAATGTGCTCCACTTGGGCCAGTAATTGTTATATACAAGCTTTGGGCTCCCTTAATCAAATCATATGTCTTAGAcctttttttaatcatattttgattaaattagaGTCCAGCTGAATTAGACCTCTTAATAAGGATGGAGCTTTTTCAATACTGTTTTCTTCATCCATAAGATTTAAACTCGATTTTACATAAGAAGCATCTAACTTCTCATGGTAggtataaaaaaaatctatttattttatgatatcaAAAAAATACATAAAGTTGATTTTAaacaaaaaggttaaaatatgtcataagtctatgtatctttgtaaatttgagatttagttcttgtactttttagatttcaaaattcaggtccaactattaacattgttaaaaattattttattaaattcaggttcattacaatattttttctaaattatattgTTATAGACCTGAAATTTGAAATATGAaaggtaaataaattaaattcccgaaaataaaagtacaagaaCTAGATTCTAAATCTATGAAAAATACAGGAACAATATggtatattttaacctaaaaaagaaatgcaaatttacattttattaattacttattgttatttttaaaattttaatcaatatttttaatttaaaatacatcAAACCCAAAAATATGGTCTTGAGACTAATGAGGAATGGATCCATTCATGCATGCATTTGaagaataacatcaaataatatataaaaatcctAAAAGTCAAATTGTGGGAAGAAATAATATTATCGAAAGCCTTGAATAACGGTTAGTTATGGTTGTTAGTTAAAGTGCAGTTGGTCATCTAACATCACACTTTCACTTTCATGAGTCTTGGGACTATACTTTTGGCGATTGGACCGACCTTAAAGAAGTGGATAATCTTTTGAAATAACATATGCCCAAACGCGTTTTCATTAACATATGACTCCTGGTCTTCCATCAAGGATATCATATTTTTCTAGGTCTCCAGTGTCCCATACTTTTATAGGTTACATCTCTGTTTAATATTGATTCGAGTTAGGTTGAATCTTTATATAAGAATAAAAGATGTGGTATAATGTAGTATTAAATCTAAAtagatttgattaaaaattttaaaaaatttaattaaaaataaattgtaatttttaaagttatttaaacaaaattttattattacataccttaattattttataatttttaaaaaaattaaattaaattttatcatcTTTAGAGAGCAACACGTATTTTTACTATTAGGctaatttacaaaataaactttttttttatcacttaaCAGTGGCAAAAAGCATTACCTGCCTTTAGACTTGTCCCTGATCTTAGCACCAAACCAAAACTTTAACAAGCTGATATTGTATTGAAGTTCATTTGTGAATGTGTCATTctattagaattaattaaattattttttattattaaataaattaatttagtttatatattattaaaaaaattaaataagattaaattgaaaaagttaacagttattgtttaaaaaatattatttattatttaataaaattattatttaaaaaaatggttctataaataaaatcatttatttgGAGACacttttatataataaatgttaattctattacaatttaaacttaattttatttaataatataaagattaaattaatccatttaataataaataaactaatttgaTCCAATTTTTATAACATAAGAATTAGACCTTCGGGCCACCTGACTCAGCTCGGCCCAAAAGCCTGTCTAAAAAATAGGAGGGTTTGTGCAATATATAGGCTCAAAAAATAAACTTAAGCAAAAAATGAAGTCCGTTTAAAAAATGAGTCAAGCctttattaagtcattttttgCTTAAGTCCGGCTTGAATtcacaaaaggaaaaaaaaatctactattttttgttgttttaatgctattttcttcttattttctctttattttgctacaattttactattatgttcttactattttgttgttattgtttggatattatataacacttgttttattgttaattttgttattattttataggcatttgcttgttaagttgtatctatcttaatgttatttaaatatacatatttttttaaagtttagaaatatttattttaatatttttaatatttttgatgtattatatatatattaaaaattatataaaaataatataaaaaattaatacggacgGGTCGAgctcaaattttaacatttttatcctgGTTAGACTTGAAtaataatttaaacttatttttcggACTGAACCCAAACTTAACAAATGGAACTAAATTCTTTATTCCGGCCTTGGACACCTGTAAGGACCTCTCAGTGATATATATCACTTTATTTGAAATGGTATTAGATAATATCAGAACCATGACCATTCAAATCTGCTGTTTCGTTTTCAAGGGGATTGAAGCGTTAGAAGCCGACAGGTATTGCCCAGATTTGTGTTTGGATTATTTAACCGCTGGCTTTGGGGGGGCTAACATTAATGAACACTTGTTGATTAAATGCGAAACTTCAGTATCTTGTTCTTCCCTCACCAAGCTGTTGTTTAATAGTTGTTCATTAGTTGTTTAGTAGTTATCTTACCCACTGGTTTTTTTGTTTGAATGACATGTTTGAAAACGACTACTAAAGCAATGGGGCACAGTCACTTACTCTCAAATACTTCTTTTCTGGCAATTTTGGTGTGTTCTTACACAACTttctattttatcttttattatgaAACGGAAATTAAAGTTCAACACTTGGCATaaaatttagagttgatttaaattttttatttaaatattattgaatgattaaattaaaaatcgatgaattaattagtttaatcatcaatttagatGGATGAAAACAAGAATCAAAATTTATCTCTACACAGAGATAATAAGGAGGCTATACTCTTCcaaattttttaagatttagaACTGAGatacttaataaaagaaaaaaaaattaaataatttaaatttttatctaaataatataaataaaataattattaaggaAAATGGTGGAACACCCCTATCAGTCATATCTCTCCTTGCTGCAaatttgttgaatgaaaagatGAAAAGACATGACTCAATTGGCATGTCTttctaatatataattaattaagtcTTGTTAATCACAATAAGTTTATATTAAGAACCATTAATGTAATTGTTCCAAAAAGATGACCAATGTCCCATACATCATTTCATTCAAGTTGCTGTTCTAGCCATCAATTTGCCCTATGTTTCAGGCCATTAACATCTCCACATTGCAAAATATCTTATCCTTTTGGACCCAAATAACATGACACAGTAGTTACTGtctaaaaacttatttgaaacATGAACTTAGattgtttcattattttttaattttaagaaaggGATGAATAATTACATCCTTAATTAGTATCAAACCTAAACAATAATCCAAAACTACTAGATAAAAGTAATTTAAAAGACAAAGACCACATCAGAAATTCCATTGGCTTCCTCGGTCCAAGGGAGATCGAGCTTTAATTTGCCATCGGCAGACCACTCGGGAGCCACCTCGGTACCGTTCAAGTAACAGGTCTTTGGAGCAACATTAGAATAGGCTAGGAAGTTCCCACTACCTTTGATTTTGAGCCTTGCAGCTGCTGCTCCGGTCTCGTTGTAGTCCAATTCTTGTATTGTCCCTCCGGAATTGAACATGTCGGTTACACCGATAGGGGCAAATTTGGCAATAGGACCAAGGTTTTTCACGGGCACGAAGCTGAAAATCTCGAATGAAGATGATTGGATGGTGACCTGGATCGGATTGGATTTCGGTGTCAACAGGAGTAGGCTTTCAGCTTGGTCTAGGTAGACAACATACTCTTCAGCCTCACCCATTGCAGCAGCTTCCATGCATTGGTCCCATTCGATATCGGTGATGTGCACTGAACCGGTGACAGGCTTGTAGCACTGTGGATAGCCGATGATCCTCCGAACCTTACCGTCCCAACCGGCACCTTGGCAGTTGAAAGCTCCAATAACACCTCCATACTGCACAAAGTCGTAAATTTGAGATCATATATGAAAAGTAACTTCATgtacaagtaaaaaaaaaaaatggtaatAATGGAGGTACCTTATTGAAATTCCATAGCTTGAGAAGGGACTTATTATCGATTAAAGGGTTTACAAAAAGACAATCTCGGGTCGGAAGGGCAAAGCGCTGGCACTTCGGGATGGTGCCATCAGGGTAAACCAGCTTCTTAATAAGGTCAAAATTATGGCAGCCAAGGGAGTCGCTCAGATAAACTGGTCCACCGCATATTGCCCTGGATCCAGCATGATATTTGGCACAAACATGGTCGGATTGGAACATGTCCCAATCAGGTTGTATGATCTGACCCATCCACAAGCTATTATAAGCACAGTGGATCATGTGAACACCTTGCAACCAGAAAACTCCATTCGGATCCCCATTCGGGTCTTGAAACCAGAAATCATCACCTGTAGTGAAATATAGATGAGACCAAAACTTGTTTTTGGTACACTTAATGTAAAGTGGTGGGAATTAAAAGACGTGTTTGAGTTTCGTACCAACTCTGCCCATGGATATCTGTTTTGTCCCAAGGAAGAAAAAATCATTGCATTGTTGCATGCTGGAGATGATTCCAGTCCCTTTGAAGTTCTTTGACAATGAACTCGATAAACCATTGTAGTAAGCCTTGGCAAGGTTAACCCTGCCTCCGTTCTTCGGATACATATTCGAGAGTCTGCATTAAGAACATAATCATATAGAATCtttacaatgcttcatcaaaCATATAATATAGTACTAATTCGAGTTTATAAAGTTACTTACGTGGATGACATCGACTTTTACTCCAGTAACACCGGATTCAGAAAGATGAGAATGCATGGAATCAAAGAAATCATCAGCTTGACTTGGATGAACCAGTCCAATCCCACCTTCAACAATTTTATCCACGGCCAAATCCGGCATGGTCCCCTCAAGTCCTGGAGAGACATTACAAGGAACCACCTTACAGTCGAGGTGAGTTGCTCCTGGTCTAACACCACCCCAAGCACCACAAAGAGCATGCCACACCCAAATGTCGTCTAAACCTTTGAACTCGGTTCTCAAATCCCTTGTAAATGCCTTCAAGCCGAAGTCATCACCCTTGCAGTCAAAGCTTTCACAGTTTCCATTTGGGAGCCCACTTCCTTCTCCTTCAAACATAACATCCAATTCTTGTTTCAGCTTCTTGATCTTGGTTTCAAACTCGGAAACATCAGTAGCACCGGATTGAAGTGCCTTGTCACGAGCCTTGACCGCATGTTCGATTTCAATGGCCTTAGTGATCAGCATCCTAGGCTTTTGTGGATTGAATGACAAGGCATTAGAACCCAAGAAGGAACCACCCTTGTATTTTCTAAACTTGTCACACTCTTCAAACCTATGAAGCCTAGCAGTCATTTGTTCCCCACCAAGGACAAGGTTTTTAGCATCCTCATTAGGGTCATCACCATCATTATTAATGCTTTGCCACCCATCATCAATGATGACAAACCTCAGCGACACCCCTGCATCGGCAAACTCTTTAACACCCTGCCATACACCAGCCGGTTCAACGGTTAAGTAAAAAGCATCCCAAGTGCACCAACCAAATTTGTCAACCATACTAGGAAGGCTCTTCTCTTCCAAGACCTTAAAGGTATTAAGATGAACCCTAATGGCACTAAATGCTTCTTTCATCAAGTTGAAAGGGTTTTCAGACACATGAACATAAGCTATTGAACTAAAACAACATGACTTAACATGACTAGACCCACTCTCAGCAAAGATCATGACATGTCCATCATTACCAGGTCTAAGAGCAGACCTGAAACCACCTTCAATGATGGGTATAATTATTACATAGGACTTAATTTCAGGCACATCTAAAACTACCCATTGAGTTTCCATTTGCAAATCAGACCCTGAAGTTCCAACCCATTGTGTAGACCACCAGGTTTTGAACCTAAAGATACTCAAAAAGTTCCTATCAGCAAACCTACCCAATGAGTTCAGCACACTATCAGATGGCTCATCAGTATTGAACCCTAAGAACCCACCTTTGTGAGACAAAGCCTTGACTCGTTGAACCAAAGGAAACGGTGCATCAGACTCTGTTTCATTACAAACCAACGAAAATGGTCTGAAACTAACATTGCTAGGAACATCATGTAATAAAGGACAACCTTTGACACTGAACTTTCCCTTACATAAATCAAAACACTGATCCAAACTACTAGAACGAAGACGATTCAGAATAGAATTAACAGGGTTGTTTGGAGGTGCCATAACAAAAGCCAAAAAACTCTCAAATCCTAAACAGATTTATACACACAAAGATTGAATTTTTGGTTGTCAATGTGGGGATAACAAGAGACAAGATTTATACACACAAAGGGACCACTTTTTTTGGGGACTCTAAATCCTAAACAGATTTTAAGTTAATGCAGCGAGTGATTTACGAAGAAATGTGGGAAATAAATTTggtaaactttaaaaaaaatggaaaaaaaggtTACAAGGAAAGAACAGTTATGGTAGTTGATGAACTTAAAAGAAAGAACACTGATTTTTTGCTTGCACACGAAGAAGATTTGGTGATGAGCTTTGTTTCAAGCTATGGATGTATATATAGAGAAGTTAAAGGACGTGGGTGTATAGTAAAAGCTGAATTTAAAATAGAATCAAAGTTTATCTAGATAAAAAGAAGATCATGTTGGGCGGTTGATTGTTAGTTTCCTGTTAATTTTGTCTTGCCTTGTTTTTAGTTAAAATCTTCGTACGCATAGAAACCTAATTTGATTTTTTGgtgtatgcatgcatgtatggatgttatgttatgttaatgTATGGTGAAAGAGAACTAGAAACTTCTTTAAACACTTAATATTGAActttgtgaatttatttttatttagttgtaGGGGCCAGTACTTATGCAGAAAGTAAAAAATGGTCGGtcagaaattttatttattttattgggAGATACCATTGGCCATAAGCCATTGACATGGGAAATGATGACATGAGGAAAGATCTCAAAGGTTTAATTTCGATTTGAGTCCCCCTACTATGATAAAACTCGAGATTTAATCTTACTCTAATTTAACATAACTTAATatctctatttttataatattactaGTAGATCCAACTAATAATGTACAACTAGTAATAAATTTACATGTTGATCAAGTACTTAATGTGATAAAAAAATCCCTATCTCTATGAAAATTAATCTTTTCGAGGTTCATATTTATTCCACCTAATAATATCATCATCaagacttaaaaattaatttctctcTGTGTGAGTGTAATATGCCTTTTCACTGCATTCAACTTTTATTAGTCTCATCATCACTTTAAATGCAATAACTAATGGTGTTATTAATTCCAACCtcaaaaccaaatttaaaaagaagGATTGAATTCTAAATCGTAATGTAGTACATGGACTAAAACCAGAATTAGTTGAATCCCAAATAGGTCTTTCTGCACGGATTTGTGGAGAGCAAGGTATTATCCAAAGCACGAAAGCCAACCTTAGTGTTGGGTAAAGGGTAAAGCTACTAATGAaattatttctataaaaaaaattatactattaatGGTTAACAAAGTGAACAAACactaaaaaattattgtttttttaatagaaacattCAATTTTTAGACCAATTTAATAAAGGAAATAATTAGATATGGTGGCCAACTGATCTCTCCAGAAGACTGCAGAGATTTCTGGCCGATTAAGTGCGTATtgaaattaattttccaatttaatgtttaattaattatatgtattaaaatattaaaataatattttattactatttttagctTGCTAATTAAGCATTTAAAGGTATACCATAAATAGTGTAAAAACGAATGTCCTTTTCATGGTCAAAATGGTCAATTCAACGTGAATCTCCGGACCCAAAGTGACCCATGCCCGACTATCAATCAAATCTTTTCTCAAAGTCAAAATTGAGGGTGAGTTTTGATAGGTGTTTTGGTGTAGAAcggttaatttatttttttcaccctataatatttaattttattgttactgttatttttatattaaccacAAATGAATATATTGTCTATTCACACCCatcaataattacaaaaaaattataatatcttcAAATTTTGGTAGTTTtgttatatttcattattttaaaattttaaaatttaaatctaattattagttgattatttttttaaaaatttgtaagcatgacattttgaaataaaataatagtaatttgaTAATAGGCTTATTCATGGACCAA
It encodes the following:
- the LOC107951300 gene encoding LOW QUALITY PROTEIN: stachyose synthase-like (The sequence of the model RefSeq protein was modified relative to this genomic sequence to represent the inferred CDS: inserted 2 bases in 1 codon) is translated as MAPPNNPVNSILNRLRSSSLDQCFDLCKGKFSVKGCPLLHDVPSNVSFRPFSLVCNETESDAPFPLVQRVKALSHKGGFLGFNTDEPSDSVLNSLGRFADRNFLSIFRFKTWWSTQWVGTSGSDLQMETQWVVLDVPEIKSYVIIIPIIEGGFRSALRPGNDGHVMIFAESGSSHVKSCCFSSIAYVHVSENPFNLMKEAFSAIRVHLNTFKVLEEKSLPSMVDKFGWCTWDAFYLTVEPAGVWQGVKEFADAGVSLRFVIIDDGWQSINNDGDDPNEDAKNLVLGGEQMTARLHRFEECDKFRKYKGGSFLGSNALSFNPQKPRMLITKAIEIEHAVKARDKALQSGATDVSEFETKIKKLKQELDVMFEGEGSGLPNGNCESFDCKGDDFGLKAFTRDLRTEFKGLDDIWVWHALCGAWGGVRPGATHLDCKVVPCNVSPGLEGTMPDLAVDKIVEGGIGLVHPSQADDFFDSMHSHLSESGVTGVKVDVIHTLEYVSEEXGGRVNLAKAYYNGLSSSLSKNFKGTGIISSMQQCNDFFFLGTKQISMGRVGDDFWFQDPNGDPNGVFWLQGVHMIHCAYNSLWMGQIIQPDWDMFQSDHVCAKYHAGSRAICGGPVYLSDSLGCHNFDLIKKLVYPDGTIPKCQRFALPTRDCLFVNPLIDNKSLLKLWNFNKYGGVIGAFNCQGAGWDGKVRRIIGYPQCYKPVTGSVHITDIEWDQCMEAAAMGEAEEYVVYLDQAESLLLLTPKSNPIQVTIQSSSFEIFSFVPVKNLGPIAKFAPIGVTDMFNSGGTIQELDYNETGAAAARLKIKGSGNFLAYSNVAPKTCYLNGTEVAPEWSADGKLKLDLPWTEEANGISDVVFVF